The Benincasa hispida cultivar B227 chromosome 11, ASM972705v1, whole genome shotgun sequence genome has a segment encoding these proteins:
- the LOC120092068 gene encoding expansin-A7-like → MASHFPRRSFIIVMIFFFSFMMPEITIKSVIAIFRPSPWKLAHATFYGDETASETMGGACGYGNLFTNGYGVDTVALSSTLFNNGYACGTCFQIKCAQSKACYPNVAFTTVTATNLCPPNWAKPSNNGGWCNPPRVHFDMSKPAFMKIANWKVGIIPVVYRRVPCGKKGGLRFTLQGNGYWLLAYVMNVGGGGDVSGMWVKGSKTGWIKMSHNWGASYQAFSSLVGQSLSFRITSYTTKETITAWNVAPSNWRFGLTYNGNVNFR, encoded by the exons ATGGCTTCTCATTTCCCTCGTCGAAGCTTTATCATCGTCATGATCTTCTTCTTTTCGTTTATGATGCCAGAGATTACAATTAAATCAGTGATCGCCATCTTTCGACCAAGCCCTTGGAAGCTTGCCCATGCCACCTTTTATGGCGATGAGACAGCATCCGAAACAATGG GAGGAGCTTGTGGTTATGGAAACTTATTCACAAATGGCTACGGCGTCGACACGGTGGCTCTAAGTTCTACCCTCTTCAACAATGGCTACGCTTGTGGAACTTGCTTTCAAATCAAATGCGCCCAATCCAAAGCTTGCTACCCTAATGTTGCTTTCACGACGGTGACGGCGACCAACCTTTGTCCCCCGAATTGGGCGAAACCATCCAACAACGGTGGGTGGTGCAACCCTCCGAGGGTGCACTTCGACATGTCGAAGCCAGCCTTTATGAAGATCGCCAATTGGAAGGTCGGGATCATCCCCGTCGTGTACCGACGAGTTCCGTGCGGTAAAAAGGGCGGCCTTCGATTCACATTACAAGGAAATGGTTACTGGCTTTTGGCGTACGTGATGAATGTCGGCGGTGGCGGAGATGTGTCGGGAATGTGGGTGAAAGGTAGCAAAACAGGATGGATCAAAATGAGCCATAATTGGGGAGCTTCATATCAAGCATTTTCATCTTTGGTTGGCCAATCTTTGTCTTTTAGAATCACTTCTTACACAACCAAAGAGACCATCACGGCTTGGAATGTTGCTCCTTCTAATTGGAGGTTTGGCTTGACCTACAATGGCAACGTCAACTTTCGTTGA